In the bacterium genome, TTCCCTGGGTACTCGTGGTGGGCTTCATGGTCTTGTCCTTGTCGCTCCTGGTGCAGGGTCTCCGGATGAAGGCAGAGGAAGAGAAGAGCCGGCCCGTTTTGAACACACCGGCGGTTTGGGGGCTGGTCTTCTTCGGGATTTACCTGGCGCTCCTCCCCCACCTTGGGTTTCTCATCTCCACCCCTCCCTTTTTCCTGGGACTCATGTGGCTGGCGGGCGAGCGCCGGCCCCTGTTCCTCGCGGGATTTTCAGTGGCGATTCCACTGTTCGTCTACGCCGTATTCCAGCACGGCTTCCAGATCCTTCTTCCGGCCTACGCACTCTAGGAGCCCCTGATGAACCCCGATATCGCCCAGGGCTTTCTCCAGGCCGCCGCGCCGGCGAGTCTGGCGGCGACCGCCATCGGGTGCGTCCTGGGGCTGGTCGTGGGGATGCTGCCGGGGATGACCAT is a window encoding:
- a CDS encoding tripartite tricarboxylate transporter TctB family protein, coding for PWVLVVGFMVLSLSLLVQGLRMKAEEEKSRPVLNTPAVWGLVFFGIYLALLPHLGFLISTPPFFLGLMWLAGERRPLFLAGFSVAIPLFVYAVFQHGFQILLPAYAL